GGGGGCCTGCAGGTACGTCCCCGTCCGAAGCCGCGGGATCGTCCGCAGCCGGAGCCGCGTGGCCGGCGGCGATGCGGGCTCGATGCATGGCCCGGATCCCGACGAGGAAGCCGCGCAGCTCCTCGTCGCTCAGATGCTCGAGGACGGCCGCCAGGCGGGCCCGTCGCTGCGCCGCGAGGTCGAGGAAGACCGCGGCCCCGGCATGCGTCGGGTGGACGACGACGATCCGGCGGTCGTCGTCTCCGTGCCGCCGCTCGACCAGGCCGCGCTGCTCCATCCGATCGACGATCCCGGTG
Above is a window of Chloroflexota bacterium DNA encoding:
- a CDS encoding MarR family transcriptional regulator, translated to MPLKVSATQTELPASDDRQQIVEELLAELTIVSNPREQMTAFKSWLRGSLSLIHLHALAVLEAEGPLSMSRLAVFLDVSVASTTGIVDRMEQRGLVERRHGDDDRRIVVVHPTHAGAAVFLDLAAQRRARLAAVLEHLSDEELRGFLVGIRAMHRARIAAGHAAPAADDPAASDGDVPAGPPASGAARP